One genomic window of Candidatus Eisenbacteria bacterium includes the following:
- a CDS encoding DUF177 domain-containing protein, translating into MELDVKSLPQGPSETVLECRAVELDMDSDAATFEDRVVARFRVTRHGDNVLIHGTGDATVRSDCARCLEPTRQPLTAEFTAYAERRPVGGTKGLDRELEADNYIFFHDGVRLEVGQVVREALLLALPLRFLCRPDCRGLCPGCGANLNTEPCTCATRAGGAGSVEM; encoded by the coding sequence GTGGAACTTGACGTCAAGTCGCTGCCCCAGGGGCCGTCCGAGACGGTCCTGGAATGCCGTGCCGTCGAGCTTGACATGGACAGTGACGCGGCCACGTTCGAAGATCGGGTCGTGGCGCGGTTCAGGGTGACGCGCCACGGCGATAATGTGCTGATCCATGGCACCGGCGACGCGACAGTCCGGAGTGACTGCGCCCGGTGCCTCGAGCCCACCCGCCAGCCGCTGACGGCCGAGTTCACGGCCTACGCCGAGAGGCGTCCCGTCGGCGGCACGAAGGGACTGGACCGGGAGCTCGAGGCCGACAACTATATTTTCTTCCATGACGGCGTGAGGCTGGAAGTGGGGCAGGTGGTGCGCGAGGCGCTGCTGCTGGCCCTGCCGCTCCGGTTCCTGTGCCGGCCGGACTGCCGGGGTCTGTGCCCCGGCTGCGGCGCCAACCTGAACACGGAACCGTGCACCTGCGCCACGCGCGCGGGCGGCGCGGGGTCCGTCGAAATGTGA
- the rpmF gene encoding 50S ribosomal protein L32 — MALPKRRHSRTRGRKRRTHWVLSAPAVVPCSHCSQPKRPHRVCPNCGYYDGEEIQEPKKA; from the coding sequence ATGGCTCTTCCGAAACGGCGACACTCCCGCACCCGCGGCCGCAAGCGGCGCACGCACTGGGTGCTTTCCGCCCCGGCGGTGGTGCCCTGCTCGCACTGCAGCCAGCCCAAGCGGCCCCACCGGGTCTGCCCGAACTGCGGCTACTACGACGGCGAAGAGATCCAGGAACCGAAGAAAGCCTGA
- the plsX gene encoding phosphate acyltransferase PlsX, which translates to MPDRPRGPRIGIDAMGGDFAPRAEVDGAIQALIEEPGQFEVVLVGDKGAMEADLARHKGWESLPLRLVHAPERIEMGEAAAMAVRRKKNSSLVVATRLHKEGEIDALVSAGNTGAVVATSLFNLGRLEGVDRPAIAALFPVPNTQAGSVVLDVGANSDCKPIHLLQFGIMGSLFARHVLGVKAPRVGLLNIGEEPTKGNELTQEAYQLLAATTEDINFLGNVEGRDIFRGTADVVVCDGFTGNVVLKTAESVSGLLVTWLKRELKADLVSMVGGMMSRPAFRRLRARLDYAEYGGAPLLGVNGVVIIAHGSSSEKAINNAIRTAAVAVTHQVNAHIRQELKTAHA; encoded by the coding sequence ATGCCTGACCGCCCGCGGGGCCCGCGCATCGGGATTGACGCCATGGGTGGGGACTTCGCTCCCCGCGCCGAGGTGGACGGAGCCATCCAGGCGCTGATCGAGGAACCCGGCCAGTTCGAAGTCGTGCTGGTCGGCGACAAGGGGGCGATGGAGGCGGACCTGGCCCGGCACAAGGGCTGGGAGTCGCTGCCGCTGCGGCTGGTGCACGCGCCGGAGCGCATCGAGATGGGTGAGGCCGCGGCCATGGCCGTGCGCCGCAAGAAGAACTCCTCGCTGGTCGTCGCCACCCGCCTGCACAAGGAAGGCGAGATTGACGCGCTGGTCAGCGCCGGCAACACCGGCGCCGTGGTGGCCACCTCGCTGTTCAACCTGGGCCGCCTCGAGGGCGTGGACCGCCCGGCCATCGCCGCGCTGTTCCCGGTGCCCAACACCCAGGCCGGCAGCGTGGTCCTCGACGTGGGCGCCAACTCCGACTGCAAGCCCATCCACCTGCTCCAATTCGGCATCATGGGCTCGCTCTTCGCGCGCCACGTGCTGGGCGTGAAGGCGCCGCGCGTGGGTCTGCTGAACATCGGCGAGGAGCCCACCAAGGGCAACGAACTGACCCAGGAGGCCTACCAGCTGCTGGCGGCCACCACCGAGGACATCAACTTCCTCGGCAACGTCGAGGGCCGCGACATCTTCCGCGGCACCGCCGACGTGGTGGTGTGCGACGGCTTCACCGGCAACGTGGTGCTCAAGACCGCCGAGTCGGTGAGCGGGCTGCTGGTGACCTGGCTCAAGCGCGAGCTGAAGGCGGACCTGGTCTCCATGGTCGGCGGGATGATGTCCCGTCCCGCGTTCCGCCGGCTGCGGGCGCGCCTCGACTACGCCGAGTACGGCGGCGCCCCGCTGCTGGGGGTGAACGGCGTGGTGATCATCGCCCACGGCAGCAGCTCGGAGAAGGCCATCAACAACGCGATCCGCACCGCCGCCGTGGCGGTCACCCACCAGGTCAACGCCCACATCCGCCAGGAGCTCAAGACCGCCCATGCCTAA
- the ndk gene encoding nucleoside-diphosphate kinase, with the protein MKQRTLLIVKPDAVSRNLTGRILAEVESRGFGIRGLKRTLLKRAQAEHFYAEHQGKPFYEPLCEYMTSGPVVLVCLEADEAVVRLRETVGATDPNAAAPLTIRRMFAVDKGSNSVHASDSPASAERELGFFGELLAE; encoded by the coding sequence ATGAAACAGCGCACCCTTCTGATCGTGAAGCCCGACGCCGTGTCCCGAAACTTGACCGGCCGCATCCTGGCCGAGGTGGAGTCCCGCGGTTTCGGGATCCGCGGCCTGAAGCGCACGCTCCTCAAGCGCGCCCAGGCCGAGCACTTCTACGCCGAGCACCAGGGCAAGCCGTTCTACGAGCCGCTGTGCGAGTACATGACCTCCGGCCCGGTGGTGCTGGTGTGCCTGGAGGCCGACGAGGCCGTGGTCCGGCTGCGCGAGACGGTGGGGGCCACCGATCCCAACGCCGCCGCCCCGCTCACCATCCGGCGCATGTTCGCGGTGGACAAGGGCTCCAACTCGGTGCACGCCTCCGACTCGCCGGCTTCGGCCGAGCGGGAACTGGGCTTCTTCGGGGAACTGCTCGCGGAGTGA
- a CDS encoding TolC family protein: MEIGAARVAQARALVGMAGAGLYPVIAVDAGSSRTWFSGNPAADSASAGVGVTWEADLWGSARYAQASAASTLLATRFGQEALRQGLVADVAAVYFQILAINDSLKVARDNLANVQRLLAVIEAQKQAGRISALELAQQRTVQASAEAAIPPLLQRRRTSLDALALLAGRTPEALTVTDTLLSSLAVPAVPLG; this comes from the coding sequence GTGGAGATCGGCGCCGCCCGCGTCGCCCAGGCGCGGGCGCTCGTCGGCATGGCCGGCGCAGGCCTGTATCCGGTGATCGCCGTCGATGCCGGCAGCAGTCGCACGTGGTTCTCCGGCAACCCGGCGGCCGACAGTGCATCGGCCGGCGTCGGCGTGACCTGGGAAGCGGACCTTTGGGGTTCCGCGCGCTATGCGCAAGCGTCCGCGGCGTCTACCTTGCTGGCGACCCGCTTCGGGCAGGAAGCCTTGCGCCAGGGACTCGTCGCCGACGTCGCCGCCGTCTATTTTCAGATCCTCGCCATCAACGACAGCCTCAAGGTCGCCCGCGACAATCTGGCCAACGTGCAGCGTCTGCTGGCGGTGATCGAAGCGCAAAAGCAGGCGGGCAGAATTTCGGCACTGGAACTGGCGCAGCAGCGCACGGTGCAGGCGAGCGCCGAGGCGGCGATTCCGCCTTTGCTGCAACGGCGGCGGACGAGTCTCGACGCCCTGGCGCTGCTGGCCGGGCGCACGCCCGAGGCGCTGACGGTTACCGACACCCTGCTGTCGTCGCTGGCCGTCCCCGCCGTGCCGCTCGG